A window from Ruminiclostridium josui JCM 17888 encodes these proteins:
- the tnpB gene encoding IS66 family insertion sequence element accessory protein TnpB (TnpB, as the term is used for proteins encoded by IS66 family insertion elements, is considered an accessory protein, since TnpC, encoded by a neighboring gene, is a DDE family transposase.), translating into MFNNATGFDQIYIACGYTDLRQGIDGLAGMVQNQFHLNPFQNILFLFCGRKTTRIKGLLWEGDGFVLLYKRLEGGRFQWPRSEAEMKEITPKQFRWLTEGLAIEQAKAVKKVSPSRII; encoded by the coding sequence ATGTTTAATAATGCTACTGGTTTTGACCAGATTTACATTGCATGTGGTTATACCGATTTGCGCCAAGGAATTGATGGCCTTGCTGGGATGGTTCAAAATCAATTTCATTTAAATCCTTTTCAAAATATCCTGTTTCTTTTCTGCGGAAGAAAAACAACAAGGATAAAAGGTCTTCTTTGGGAAGGTGATGGTTTTGTATTACTATACAAGCGTTTAGAAGGCGGAAGATTTCAATGGCCTCGCAGTGAAGCAGAAATGAAAGAAATCACACCTAAACAATTCCGATGGCTAACAGAAGGTCTTGCCATTGAGCAAGCAAAAGCTGTTAAGAAAGTGTCTCCCAGCCGTATTATCTAG
- a CDS encoding SH3 domain-containing protein, whose amino-acid sequence MLHKKIYFGLVAGVLSLSLILGQGLVCAADISNSSNMQYGISRTLSAYRITGDGVRLRAQPNTSSTILGLLYFPEIIQVERWSSDGAWVYARTANGVWGWVSTAYIEMAVY is encoded by the coding sequence ATGTTACACAAAAAGATTTATTTTGGTTTAGTTGCTGGGGTTTTAAGTTTATCCCTGATATTAGGACAAGGATTAGTATGTGCAGCAGATATAAGTAATTCTAGTAATATGCAATACGGAATATCCAGAACTTTATCTGCCTATAGAATTACCGGTGATGGGGTTAGACTAAGAGCACAACCAAATACTTCAAGTACTATACTTGGATTGCTCTATTTCCCTGAAATAATTCAAGTAGAACGTTGGAGTTCAGATGGAGCATGGGTATATGCTCGTACTGCTAACGGAGTATGGGGATGGGTTTCCACTGCATACATAGAGATGGCTGTGTACTAG
- a CDS encoding response regulator transcription factor, with amino-acid sequence MSSKSKVLIVDDDRNICELIGLYLEKEGYEVLYAYNGLNAVDTFKTQTPSLVVLDIMLPGIDGWQVCREIRKVSSIPIIMLTAKGETFDKVLGLELGADDYMVKPFEPKELVARVKAVLRRYEHKEVDTLEVAFPNLIINKSNYTIRLKGNLIELPPKELELLFFLASNPNKVFTREQLLEHVWGFDFYGDSRTVDVHVKRVREKIDLEGQPWQLKTVWGVGYKFEVK; translated from the coding sequence ATGAGTAGTAAAAGCAAAGTATTAATAGTTGACGATGATAGAAATATATGTGAGTTAATAGGGTTGTACCTTGAAAAAGAAGGATATGAAGTCCTATATGCTTATAACGGGCTTAACGCTGTTGATACATTTAAAACACAGACTCCCAGCCTGGTAGTTCTGGATATTATGCTTCCGGGAATTGACGGTTGGCAGGTATGCCGGGAAATAAGGAAGGTAAGCTCTATACCTATTATTATGCTGACTGCAAAAGGTGAAACCTTTGACAAGGTTCTTGGACTGGAGTTGGGAGCAGATGATTACATGGTTAAACCCTTTGAGCCAAAAGAACTTGTTGCAAGGGTAAAGGCAGTATTAAGAAGATATGAGCATAAAGAAGTTGATACATTGGAAGTTGCATTTCCAAATCTCATTATAAATAAAAGCAATTATACAATCCGCCTCAAGGGCAACCTGATAGAACTTCCACCAAAGGAATTAGAACTCTTGTTTTTCCTAGCCTCAAATCCAAACAAAGTTTTTACAAGGGAGCAGCTGCTGGAACACGTATGGGGCTTTGATTTTTATGGAGATTCCAGAACTGTTGATGTGCACGTAAAGAGGGTTCGCGAAAAAATAGATTTGGAAGGTCAGCCTTGGCAGCTAAAAACCGTGTGGGGTGTTGGCTATAAGTTTGAGGTGAAATAA
- the tnpC gene encoding IS66 family transposase yields MDKTFTELELTKYSKKDIVQLFLKQQAILEKQSTQLEEMNKNITLLIEANKIGKQKRFGRSSEKMVYDEQMELCFNEAEVTAAGKLIEEPEFDEVCPKPYKRKKAKGKRNEDLKDLPVSIIEHTLNDDELRSIFGDTWKRLPDEVYKRLQFHPATFEVEEHHVAVYAGKDNQTIVKANRPVDLLRNSIVTPTLAAGILNGKYINALPLYRLEQEFKRNDIHISRQVMANWTIQCAERYLSLLYDRMHQELYQCSVSQADETPVLVSKDGRSAGSKSYMWVYRTGKMYEAPPIILYDYQKTRKADHPREFLKGYKGIIVTDGYEVYHKLEKEEPDIKIAGCWSHARRRFADVVKTMDKETAKDTLAYAALKQIALIYKIDNDLVELSPQERVARRKLLVKPQVEAFFAWVKEHRSDVPSQSETGKGFTYCLNQEKYLRTFLENGYVPLDNNATEGAIRGFCIGKNNWHLIDTVQGAQASAIIYSIAETAKANNLKPYHYFKYLLQQLPQHMDDKDTSFIDKLLPWSEDLPEECRKATQN; encoded by the coding sequence ATGGATAAAACATTTACAGAACTGGAATTAACTAAATATAGTAAAAAAGATATTGTTCAGCTTTTTCTGAAGCAGCAGGCCATACTTGAAAAACAAAGCACTCAATTAGAAGAAATGAATAAAAACATCACTCTTCTGATAGAAGCAAATAAAATTGGAAAGCAGAAAAGATTTGGACGTTCATCTGAAAAGATGGTATATGATGAGCAGATGGAACTGTGCTTTAACGAAGCAGAAGTAACTGCTGCCGGAAAGCTTATTGAAGAACCTGAATTTGATGAAGTATGTCCTAAGCCATATAAGCGAAAAAAAGCAAAAGGAAAACGTAATGAGGACTTAAAGGATTTGCCTGTCAGTATCATTGAACATACTCTTAATGACGATGAGCTAAGATCTATTTTCGGAGACACATGGAAACGACTGCCTGATGAAGTGTACAAGCGCCTTCAATTTCACCCTGCTACATTTGAGGTGGAAGAGCATCATGTTGCAGTATATGCAGGAAAGGACAATCAAACCATTGTAAAGGCAAACCGCCCTGTTGATCTATTGCGCAACAGTATTGTAACGCCAACTCTGGCAGCTGGTATACTAAATGGAAAATATATAAATGCTCTTCCTCTATACAGGTTGGAACAGGAGTTTAAGAGAAATGACATACATATATCCAGACAGGTAATGGCAAACTGGACAATACAATGTGCCGAGAGGTACCTGTCACTATTGTATGATAGAATGCATCAGGAACTCTATCAGTGCAGCGTATCACAGGCTGATGAGACACCAGTGCTTGTTTCAAAGGATGGTAGATCTGCCGGTTCTAAAAGCTACATGTGGGTATATCGTACGGGCAAAATGTACGAGGCTCCGCCCATTATCCTGTATGATTACCAGAAAACGCGTAAAGCTGATCATCCAAGAGAATTTCTCAAGGGGTATAAAGGGATTATTGTAACCGATGGATATGAAGTTTACCACAAGCTTGAGAAAGAAGAACCAGACATAAAGATAGCAGGATGTTGGAGTCATGCCCGTCGTAGGTTTGCGGATGTTGTCAAGACAATGGACAAAGAAACCGCTAAAGATACATTAGCATATGCAGCATTAAAACAAATAGCTTTGATATATAAAATAGATAATGATCTTGTGGAGCTATCTCCACAAGAAAGAGTCGCTAGACGTAAGCTTCTTGTAAAGCCACAAGTAGAAGCTTTCTTTGCATGGGTTAAAGAGCATAGAAGTGATGTTCCATCACAATCAGAAACAGGCAAAGGCTTTACCTATTGCCTAAATCAAGAAAAATATCTGAGAACATTTCTTGAAAATGGTTACGTACCTCTGGATAACAATGCTACAGAGGGAGCTATCAGAGGCTTCTGCATAGGAAAAAACAATTGGCATTTGATAGACACAGTTCAAGGAGCCCAGGCAAGCGCAATAATTTACAGTATTGCAGAAACAGCTAAGGCTAATAACTTAAAACCATACCATTACTTTAAATATTTACTGCAGCAGCTTCCCCAACATATGGATGATAAGGATACATCCTTTATAGACAAGCTGCTTCCTTGGTCAGAAGATTTGCCTGAAGAATGCAGAAAAGCAACTCAAAATTAG
- a CDS encoding S1C family serine protease: MIDDRDDKINENGSISDQPQNDNSTYEVNSNSESQGFINETQEDNANSSSQDEIVNPVIENNESADNVAGENTNENTVIANYDLNTQQSETGVQEAGTSDFIVKDNNWETQSVTNPAYNNYYKESCKKTNTKKSNAWKYVVVSAVSSLFGAALLALLMLFVAPIVQPHIKDYLGTNFPGLKTESAQPNNTGELKRVEIVQNGESAVTSVAEKVGPSVVGIKTSYQNSNELFGVQSGGGEGSGIIISADGYILTNHHVIEGALNDKTRGIRSDAKIEVFLPNKIDKPYTATVKGYDSKTDLAVLKINETNLPVIEFGNSDDIKIGEPAIAIGNPGGLEYMGSLTYGVISGLNRTVQLDGGKRIRLIQTDAAINPGNSGGALVNIKGQLIGVNTVKMVATGFEGLGFAIPVNEAKTIADELMTKTYVAKPYLGISVNLQYTEDIARENNMPAGVYVADVELFGAAAKAGIMPGDVITKFDNKAVKSYDELEDLKNKKKPGDVVKIEIYRDGNTKTVQAKLGETK, from the coding sequence ATGATCGACGATAGAGACGATAAGATAAATGAAAATGGTTCAATTAGTGACCAGCCACAGAATGATAATAGCACTTATGAAGTAAACAGCAATTCAGAATCTCAAGGATTTATAAATGAAACTCAGGAGGATAACGCAAATAGCAGCAGCCAAGATGAAATAGTGAATCCTGTAATTGAGAATAATGAGTCAGCTGATAATGTAGCCGGAGAAAATACAAATGAAAATACAGTTATTGCTAATTACGATTTAAACACACAACAATCAGAAACCGGAGTTCAAGAAGCCGGTACGTCTGACTTTATTGTAAAAGATAACAATTGGGAAACCCAAAGTGTAACGAATCCGGCTTATAACAATTATTACAAAGAAAGTTGTAAAAAAACGAATACTAAAAAATCAAATGCATGGAAATATGTAGTTGTATCAGCTGTAAGCTCACTTTTTGGAGCAGCCCTTCTTGCCTTGTTAATGCTTTTTGTTGCACCTATTGTACAGCCTCATATAAAAGATTACTTGGGGACTAATTTCCCGGGGCTAAAAACAGAAAGTGCACAACCCAATAATACTGGAGAATTAAAACGCGTTGAGATTGTTCAAAATGGAGAGTCAGCTGTTACAAGTGTAGCAGAAAAGGTTGGGCCTTCAGTAGTTGGTATAAAAACATCATATCAGAATTCCAATGAATTATTTGGTGTTCAGTCTGGAGGCGGCGAAGGTTCAGGAATAATAATAAGTGCAGATGGCTATATTCTTACAAACCATCACGTTATTGAAGGGGCTTTAAATGACAAAACCAGGGGTATCAGAAGTGATGCAAAGATTGAAGTATTCCTTCCTAACAAAATAGATAAGCCATATACTGCAACAGTTAAAGGTTACGATTCTAAAACAGACCTTGCTGTTTTGAAAATAAATGAGACAAATTTGCCTGTTATAGAGTTCGGTAATTCAGATGACATCAAAATAGGTGAACCGGCCATAGCAATTGGAAATCCGGGAGGCCTTGAATACATGGGTTCTTTGACATATGGTGTTATTAGTGGATTAAACAGAACTGTTCAGTTGGATGGTGGAAAGAGAATTAGACTTATTCAGACAGATGCAGCCATAAACCCTGGAAACAGCGGCGGTGCATTGGTAAATATTAAGGGACAACTCATTGGAGTAAATACAGTAAAAATGGTTGCAACAGGTTTTGAAGGACTTGGCTTTGCAATCCCTGTAAATGAAGCAAAAACAATAGCAGACGAACTTATGACAAAAACCTATGTTGCAAAACCTTATCTGGGAATTTCAGTTAATCTGCAATATACGGAAGATATAGCAAGAGAAAATAATATGCCTGCCGGAGTATATGTTGCAGATGTTGAACTGTTTGGAGCAGCTGCTAAAGCTGGTATAATGCCTGGTGATGTAATAACCAAATTCGACAATAAAGCAGTCAAGTCCTATGATGAACTTGAGGATTTGAAGAATAAGAAGAAACCAGGAGATGTTGTTAAGATTGAAATTTACAGAGATGGAAATACAAAAACCGTTCAGGCGAAATTAGGCGAAACAAAGTAA
- the tnpA gene encoding IS66 family insertion sequence element accessory protein TnpA yields the protein METKKVQQQYLLSKWAATIQECRATGMSVKDWCLENNVNMAQFFYWQRKIRKQLCSSVDNSAKDSSITFAPVQLTNSRNKSLQEVSFSTEMIVNVGGCQLQINNDTSPKLLETVLKVLQNV from the coding sequence ATGGAGACTAAAAAAGTACAACAACAGTACCTTCTTTCAAAATGGGCTGCTACTATTCAGGAATGCCGTGCTACCGGAATGTCTGTGAAGGATTGGTGCTTGGAAAACAATGTGAATATGGCTCAATTTTTTTATTGGCAGCGTAAAATACGTAAGCAACTCTGTTCATCGGTAGATAATTCAGCAAAGGATTCGTCAATCACTTTCGCACCCGTTCAACTCACGAATTCCCGTAATAAGTCCTTGCAAGAAGTATCTTTTAGCACAGAGATGATTGTTAACGTTGGAGGCTGCCAATTACAAATTAATAATGATACTAGCCCTAAGCTGCTAGAGACAGTACTGAAGGTACTCCAAAATGTTTAA
- a CDS encoding site-specific integrase produces the protein MLFDTRMRISETLLIKIEDVDFARNTIFLPANNTKGVKDRAVFFSTEMSKILKRWIAFKDRYRDSDYLFCTNKGNPLKVNNFEKNFRDYTARVGLKNVHPHVLRNNFAKRFLMQGGSIYALSRILGHSSITVTEKAYLDLDDEDLRQNYIPYSPLEHIKKSRRK, from the coding sequence CTGCTTTTTGACACTAGAATGAGAATATCTGAAACACTTCTCATAAAAATCGAGGATGTCGATTTCGCCAGAAATACAATATTTTTACCTGCTAATAATACTAAAGGTGTAAAGGATAGAGCAGTTTTCTTCAGTACTGAGATGTCAAAAATTTTAAAACGTTGGATTGCATTTAAAGACCGCTATAGAGACAGCGATTATTTATTTTGTACAAACAAAGGTAATCCTTTAAAAGTAAATAATTTTGAAAAGAATTTCAGGGACTATACTGCAAGGGTAGGTCTAAAAAACGTACACCCTCACGTTTTGCGTAATAACTTTGCAAAGAGATTTTTAATGCAGGGAGGGTCAATATATGCCCTTAGTAGAATTTTAGGTCACAGTAGCATTACAGTGACTGAGAAGGCATATTTAGATTTGGATGATGAAGATTTAAGGCAAAATTATATTCCGTATTCGCCGCTGGAACATATTAAAAAGAGTAGAAGGAAATAG
- a CDS encoding VanZ family protein, which produces MILSKEKTQIIKVIFILYVALIIYITQFPLHLNFNLNFQNINYNLVPFHIIFKRYEVIQQMKDAGYRIDIIANMKIIIQSFGFNIILFLPFGFLLPILNHNYFSFLKIITVSFVFSLSIEILQLIIMIILISPSRVFDVDDIIANIIGGILGFYVYYFTRKFLFLVQKHKERHSV; this is translated from the coding sequence ATGATATTATCAAAAGAAAAAACTCAAATAATTAAAGTTATTTTTATCCTTTATGTGGCATTAATCATATATATAACTCAATTTCCTTTACATCTCAACTTTAATTTAAACTTTCAAAATATAAATTACAATCTTGTGCCATTTCATATTATATTCAAGAGATATGAGGTAATACAGCAAATGAAAGATGCCGGGTATAGGATAGACATAATCGCAAATATGAAGATTATCATTCAAAGCTTTGGATTTAACATAATACTATTTTTACCTTTTGGATTTTTATTACCGATACTTAACCATAATTATTTTTCATTTTTAAAAATTATTACTGTAAGTTTTGTTTTCTCATTATCTATTGAGATACTTCAACTGATTATTATGATAATCTTGATTTCTCCTAGTAGAGTCTTTGACGTTGACGATATCATTGCAAATATAATTGGTGGCATTTTGGGATTTTACGTATATTATTTTACTAGGAAATTTCTATTTTTAGTTCAGAAACATAAAGAAAGACATTCAGTTTGA
- a CDS encoding glycogen synthase — MNLSNKQLKVLFVSAEVDPFAKTGGLADVAGSLPKELTLLGQDVRVFMPRYKSIDTELAYVTDFPVDMGDRKETCVIKEGSIHVPESKEVKVYFLENYHYYYRDGIYCYQDDAQRFIMLCKAALEMLPYIDFKPDIIHCNDWHTGPLCLLLKEKYAKQDFYKDIATVYTIHNLEYQGNFSADTCAFMNVEENFFTYEKAEFYGMFSFMKCGLVYSDKINTVSKQYAKEILTTAYGEKMEGILINRKKDLYGIVNGISYEEFDPGKNEDVYTAFDSKCPWNKKENKRKFQKEFGLAKSDAPLLAIVTRLTHQKGLELILGCIDKFINENDIQLAVLGIGDEYYHNSFKELEKKYPDNVAVFLEFNHKLAKKIYASADMFLMPSRFEPCGLGQIISFRYGTIPVVRATGGLAETVIDYDVDRKNGNGFSFTEFNEKEFENTLDRAIQIYCKNSKEWENLVIRALKSDFSWKKPCTKYLDLYKIAIEDKNR, encoded by the coding sequence GTGAATTTATCGAATAAACAGTTAAAGGTGCTATTTGTATCCGCAGAAGTTGACCCTTTTGCAAAGACAGGGGGGTTAGCTGATGTTGCAGGTTCTCTTCCAAAAGAGTTAACTTTGCTGGGGCAGGATGTAAGAGTGTTTATGCCTCGATACAAAAGTATAGATACAGAACTAGCTTATGTTACCGATTTTCCTGTTGATATGGGGGATAGAAAAGAAACATGTGTAATCAAGGAAGGTAGTATACATGTTCCGGAATCAAAAGAAGTTAAGGTCTATTTTTTAGAAAACTATCATTATTATTATAGAGACGGTATATATTGCTATCAGGATGATGCACAAAGATTTATAATGCTGTGCAAGGCCGCCCTTGAAATGCTGCCTTATATTGATTTTAAGCCTGACATTATTCATTGTAATGACTGGCATACAGGCCCGTTATGCCTTCTGCTGAAAGAGAAATATGCAAAACAGGATTTTTATAAAGATATTGCTACAGTTTATACTATTCACAATCTTGAGTATCAAGGAAATTTCAGTGCTGATACATGCGCATTTATGAACGTAGAGGAAAACTTCTTTACATATGAGAAGGCTGAATTTTATGGAATGTTCAGTTTTATGAAATGTGGACTTGTGTACTCAGATAAAATAAATACCGTAAGCAAGCAGTATGCAAAAGAGATTCTTACAACTGCATACGGCGAAAAAATGGAAGGTATACTGATAAATAGGAAAAAAGACCTTTATGGTATTGTAAATGGAATATCTTATGAGGAGTTTGACCCTGGTAAGAATGAAGATGTATATACTGCTTTTGATTCTAAATGTCCATGGAATAAGAAGGAAAATAAAAGAAAATTCCAGAAAGAGTTCGGTTTAGCTAAAAGTGATGCTCCGCTGTTAGCAATTGTTACGAGATTGACACACCAGAAGGGGCTGGAACTTATTTTGGGGTGTATTGATAAATTTATAAATGAAAATGATATACAGTTGGCTGTTCTTGGAATCGGGGATGAATATTATCATAACTCATTTAAAGAACTTGAGAAAAAGTATCCCGATAATGTAGCAGTTTTTTTAGAATTTAATCATAAACTTGCTAAAAAGATATATGCCTCAGCAGATATGTTTTTAATGCCTTCCCGCTTTGAACCCTGTGGCTTAGGACAGATTATTAGTTTCAGATACGGTACAATTCCAGTAGTAAGGGCTACAGGAGGCCTTGCTGAAACTGTAATAGATTATGATGTGGATAGAAAAAACGGAAATGGGTTCTCTTTCACTGAATTTAATGAAAAGGAATTTGAGAATACATTGGATAGGGCAATACAGATTTATTGCAAAAATAGTAAAGAATGGGAAAATTTAGTTATTAGAGCACTGAAAAGTGATTTTTCTTGGAAGAAACCTTGTACAAAGTACTTAGATTTATATAAAATAGCTATAGAAGACAAAAACAGATAA
- a CDS encoding sensor histidine kinase: MIKFKKTIFQKLVVVFIGLLVLSYVVTGGFLYYFLNGFVTKQQTETLGESAENIKDFFDNYYLPNRNNQLVQGIFRQTLEMYSVSSNSIIWIVDNTGHILISVSSDEQITDVLKQYIDDTGYPKLPDIRQYIKVMNSSGKTQTETGNFFGFFNDEAFQKYGSSWLTVQKPFQVTPINGRQQTIAAVYLHTPVPAIQKVRTSVFSLFLFSGGVAIILAIILVYIFSIRFTRPLKQINNAAKIIAGGDFQKRLVVSSQDEIGQLADSFNHMVEDLQRLEDLRRGFIANVSHELRTPMTSIRGFIEGILDGTIPPEKQKDYLMIVRDETNRLNRLVNDLLDLAKMESGELTLSMKPFDINELIRICVIKLETLITSKNLEIEANFEIDSMMVLADKDSIERVIINLLHNAVKFSNENGKIIVETAKNKDKVYITVKDNGIGIDSDDKKRIWDRFYKSDKSRGKDKTGTGLGLAIVKNIISEHNQDIWVESDVGKGTKFTFTLDYNKSHIED; the protein is encoded by the coding sequence ATGATCAAATTTAAAAAGACAATATTTCAAAAGCTTGTAGTGGTTTTTATAGGGCTGCTTGTTTTAAGCTATGTAGTTACAGGGGGCTTTTTGTACTATTTTTTGAATGGCTTTGTTACAAAACAGCAGACAGAAACACTTGGTGAAAGTGCAGAAAATATAAAGGATTTCTTTGACAACTATTATCTGCCCAATAGAAATAATCAGCTGGTCCAGGGGATTTTTCGTCAAACTCTTGAAATGTATAGTGTTTCAAGTAATTCTATTATTTGGATTGTAGATAATACTGGGCATATACTTATATCCGTATCCAGTGATGAGCAAATAACTGATGTTCTGAAGCAGTACATAGATGATACGGGATATCCAAAGCTGCCTGATATAAGGCAGTATATAAAAGTAATGAATAGCAGTGGTAAAACCCAAACAGAGACAGGAAACTTCTTTGGCTTTTTTAATGATGAAGCTTTCCAGAAATACGGTAGTTCGTGGCTTACTGTCCAAAAGCCTTTTCAAGTAACTCCTATTAACGGTAGGCAGCAGACTATAGCGGCGGTTTACCTCCATACACCGGTACCTGCTATTCAAAAAGTAAGAACCTCAGTATTTAGTCTATTTCTATTTTCAGGTGGAGTAGCCATAATTCTGGCCATTATTCTTGTTTATATATTTTCAATTAGGTTTACACGTCCTTTAAAACAGATTAACAATGCCGCAAAAATAATTGCAGGGGGAGACTTTCAAAAAAGGCTTGTGGTCAGTTCACAGGATGAAATCGGTCAGCTTGCGGATAGTTTCAATCATATGGTTGAGGATTTGCAAAGACTGGAAGATCTTAGACGAGGCTTTATTGCAAATGTTTCACATGAATTGCGTACGCCTATGACTTCCATAAGAGGTTTTATTGAAGGTATACTTGACGGTACCATACCCCCTGAAAAGCAAAAAGACTACCTAATGATTGTAAGGGATGAAACTAACAGGCTTAACAGATTGGTGAATGACCTCCTTGATTTGGCGAAAATGGAATCAGGAGAATTAACATTATCTATGAAGCCTTTTGACATAAACGAATTAATAAGAATATGTGTGATAAAGTTAGAAACCCTAATTACTTCTAAAAATTTGGAAATAGAAGCCAACTTTGAAATCGACAGTATGATGGTATTAGCTGACAAAGACTCTATTGAACGTGTTATTATTAATCTCTTACACAACGCAGTAAAATTTTCAAATGAAAATGGTAAGATAATAGTTGAAACTGCAAAGAATAAGGATAAGGTTTATATAACTGTTAAAGATAACGGTATCGGAATAGACAGCGATGATAAAAAAAGAATCTGGGACAGATTTTATAAATCTGATAAATCAAGAGGAAAGGATAAAACAGGTACCGGCCTTGGTTTAGCAATTGTAAAAAATATTATATCTGAACACAATCAGGATATATGGGTAGAAAGTGATGTGGGAAAAGGAACAAAGTTTACGTTTACGCTTGATTACAACAAAAGTCATATTGAAGATTAA
- a CDS encoding HD domain-containing phosphohydrolase, translating into MNLSKHHLHLVKIIICVIALPSFIYGIYMDDEKLLAVTCGLCIIFLAYDICEYIFIDRKNRKNIKKYGILQQNDYLTNTIAGKSYFKTLKLLVEKQKQLEALSITSEKFNSTIEIENIIKYVYDVFRKFTGCDRCLICFKDKNSQDIYCKYELGEIMFGEVGKYFDEDSVVTQCFNTNSVVVKCGIEIKKRGIFGDKLVIPLNISDEQLGVIFLETKNKNSFKKVNLTFLQSLANYAAVAIYKSQLINDVYIQKQEIEALYEETAAVNDDLNHNIESLNKAKDELRKKNEELLKYSETLNTGYIQTVMSLVNAIEAKDAYTSGHCQRVMEISCEIAARMNLDEDTIQDLRYAAILHDIGKIGVSASILNKADKLTDDEYEEIKKHPLISYNILKNVEFLRNGLKAILEHHEKYNGGGYPNGLKGEEISLLGRILCIADAFDAMTSDRTYRRGMTMELAINEIERCKGIQFDPRISDLFINMIKELINN; encoded by the coding sequence ATGAACTTAAGTAAGCATCATTTACATCTAGTTAAAATAATTATATGCGTTATAGCTTTACCAAGTTTTATATACGGAATATATATGGATGATGAGAAACTGTTGGCTGTAACTTGTGGTTTGTGTATTATATTTTTAGCATATGATATTTGTGAATATATATTTATAGATAGAAAAAATCGAAAAAACATAAAAAAATATGGAATTCTCCAGCAAAATGATTATCTTACTAATACAATAGCGGGGAAGAGCTATTTTAAAACTTTAAAGCTTCTTGTTGAAAAACAGAAACAGTTGGAAGCTTTAAGTATTACTTCGGAAAAATTTAACTCTACAATAGAAATTGAGAATATAATTAAATATGTATACGATGTGTTTAGAAAGTTTACAGGCTGTGACAGGTGTCTTATTTGCTTCAAGGATAAAAACTCTCAAGATATATACTGTAAATATGAATTGGGAGAAATAATGTTTGGAGAAGTAGGAAAGTATTTTGATGAGGATTCTGTTGTTACACAATGCTTTAATACAAATTCCGTTGTAGTGAAATGCGGAATTGAGATTAAAAAAAGAGGCATATTCGGGGACAAACTTGTTATACCTCTTAACATATCAGATGAACAGTTGGGTGTTATTTTTCTTGAAACAAAAAATAAAAATTCTTTTAAAAAAGTAAACCTTACATTTCTCCAGAGTCTTGCAAATTATGCAGCTGTTGCCATTTACAAGTCTCAGTTGATTAATGATGTATATATACAGAAGCAGGAAATAGAAGCTCTTTATGAGGAAACGGCTGCGGTAAACGACGATTTGAATCATAACATTGAAAGTCTCAATAAAGCCAAGGATGAACTTCGCAAAAAAAATGAAGAACTTCTAAAATACTCAGAAACCCTAAATACAGGATATATCCAAACGGTTATGTCTTTGGTAAATGCTATTGAGGCAAAGGATGCTTATACCAGCGGACATTGCCAACGGGTAATGGAAATTTCATGTGAGATTGCTGCACGTATGAATCTGGATGAAGATACCATACAGGATTTAAGATACGCTGCTATTTTACACGATATAGGAAAGATAGGAGTATCGGCTTCAATTCTTAATAAAGCAGACAAATTAACTGATGATGAATATGAAGAAATAAAAAAGCATCCTCTTATTTCATATAATATACTTAAAAATGTAGAGTTTTTAAGAAACGGCTTAAAAGCAATTTTGGAACATCACGAAAAATATAACGGTGGAGGTTATCCCAATGGGCTGAAGGGTGAGGAAATCAGTCTTTTAGGAAGAATATTATGTATAGCGGATGCTTTTGATGCAATGACAAGTGACAGAACATACAGAAGAGGAATGACAATGGAATTGGCAATTAACGAAATTGAAAGATGTAAAGGAATTCAGTTTGACCCAAGAATATCGGATCTTTTTATAAACATGATTAAAGAGTTGATTAACAACTAG